From Oreochromis niloticus isolate F11D_XX linkage group LG15, O_niloticus_UMD_NMBU, whole genome shotgun sequence:
atgttttctctgaggtTTTTGTCTTGCTAAATGAAGGCTCCGAGCGGGTTTTGCAGTTGGTTGGGTCGCTGCGTGTGAAGCAACTGGTTTCAGAGGGAAGTCTGAAACAAAGCTGCCTTTGAGTTtgtgtttaggttttgtttttgtccgtCTTTGAGGTCCACACTTCTGGTTCTCCACGTCGCTGTCCTCGCTGGATGAACGAACGCTCATACACACACTCTTTTTGGTGGTCTGTGGCATACTTTCGTCCTTCTTGTCACTTGTACCTGGGTTAGAGTGGCACCTCTGTGGTGGGACAACCAATGACTGAATAGCTGTCCTCACAAATTTATATTTGTGTGGCGGCTTTTTGGAGTCGTTAAATGTGTCATTGGTTTTACTTTGAGCTGGGGCAGGTGGCTTTTCTATCTGGGTTTTTTCTGCACGTGCTTCATTTTTCTTAACAGCAGATTCTTTGCTAACCTCACTGGAAATGTGTCCACTGGGTTTTAACTTGACTGCATCATTGCATACCTGATTCACGATTTTGGCTGTATTCTTCATGAGCACCCGCTCCCTTAGAGGACACTCTGAGTAACAGAGCTCTGGAGCAGATCTGGAGTCTACTGGTTTGACATCAGGTGAGATTTTCTGCTCTGTTTTTTGACCCTCTGTTtcactgtctgtggttttatTTAGCTCTGGACCAGTGGAGTGGCTGGTAGCTGCTTGTTGGGATGGAGAAGATGTGAAGGACAAAGCATCCCAGTCGATATCACTCAGGTGTAGCGCTTCAATTACAGCAGAGACAGAAGGTGAAGCAACTGGCTCAGAGTCAGCATGACACAGAGGAGTGTTGGGGCAATCACTCAGGCTGGAATGATCATCTTTTCCTCGTTCATTCTGCTTATGGCTCACCGGTGTGTCCAAAATCACCACCTCTGGTTCATCTGTGCTTGCCAACGTAGTGAGCATCTTTGGCTGTTGAGTCGTAGAATTCGATGAAGAGGAACTCTGAAGAGTCATCTGAGCCAAGAGGTCTGATAAATCATCCGAGGGCTTCTCCATTTTACTTTTTGGCttcttttctgtaaaagaaGACACGTTATCAGAAGATTATCTGAATTAGTTTCCTGTTAATCctaatacttttttcttttttttaatctttttttttttttgaagacaGAGACTCCGTAAtttatttgtgctttttaaaaaatttttttttttttttttgcctgtcccatttggttctttagccgtcagaattgttgtctgaagaccaacaaggataccaaatggataaTCCTAATACTTTTTTCAATGTCTGTGCCTAGTTTTTCTGCAAACTAGGAATTAAATCTAGATAGCAGTGATGATTTGTGTGTTCAAAGCTCAGTTtgtataaaatgaaaacagagcCTATGAGATAGCTGAATCAAAGCCTCTGCTGTGAACCAGCTACATTTGCATGTGTCCCAGCTGCTTTAATAAACAGTGTTGAGACACAAGTTTAAGATGCAAATGTTTTTGATCGGGATGGCCTTGTCATAGCAGAGAAAAGATTTTAGCTATGTGTAAAGTCATCCACACAAAGAAATGTTTCATTCTATGTATGTGGACTGTTGTGCATTTAAAATGGTTATCATAAATCACTGTCTTACTCTTTGTCTTGTTCTCTTCAGCCAGAGCTTTGTGTCTGAGGTAGGTCTCCACCAGCTCAGGGTAGGCCACACGAAACAGAGACTCCTCCTCCACCGTCCTCACCTCACGCTGTTCCTCTGCAGGCCGATCCTCAGGAAACACAAAATGTTCTGCAGAACAgacatcaacatcagctccaaCTTCTCACACTGAAGTATTTATCTCCTCaaacttttcatattttttgccCTATAAAGTGAGTAATAAATTCAAATATCTAAATGCCCATTAATGTCCTGTTCACTGATCATTGCAGTTCGCAGCACTATTGTTCTTGTTATTAAGGCACCAGGAAGTAGAAATTTTGAGAGACAATGTCCTTGTGAAATTAAGCTATTATTAGATTAATATGCAACTTATTTACatattatttacttattttaaacCATGACAAAATTATCAGATGATGATACAGTTAGCTGAAAAAAATAGTAGTTATGacagtttttgtagttttgcttaCGTACGCCACCACAttgttttaaatcaaacaatcaagatgtgattgtAGAGacaactttcagctttaattcaagaggCTGTACAAAAATCCTGTAGTGACAGCCACTTTTATACACAGTTCCCTGTTTTCAGAAGTTCAAAATTAACTgaacaaatttataatttaaatggtgattgtttttaatactttggtAAAATCCTTTGCAGTCAATGAATGGCCgtttcctcccttgagatgctCTGCTAGGCACCGTGTGAATATCCAATTTCTTTGCCGATTGTTCACCAACCTTTTGGGTTGCTTTTGCActatgctttgggtcattatcgATTTGCATTGTGAAGCACTGTCTGATCCACTGTGCAGCATTTGGCCAAGTCCTAcgtctatcagcagtcacatcatcaataaacatttGTAAATTAGTTACACCGGCAGCCATACAAGCCCATGTCATAACATTACCTCCACCATGCTTGATAGATGATCTGATATGCTTTGGATACTTAgccattttctctttctcttctcaTAATCCTGGTACAAGTTAATCTTGGTTTTATGTCTAATGTCTAATTTGGCCCTCTTGTTattgagtgtaaccagtgggTTGCACCTTGTTAATGATCCCTCTCCATTCATGAAAGTGCCTCTTGATTGTAGACCATGTTGTCAAGTTGTTTTTCTTAGCCATGGAAATAAGTCTGTCATGATGTACTttagttgtcttctgtggtcttGCAGtccttttggtgttgctgagctgaTCAGTTCACTAATTCTTTTTAAGATTGCACCAGATTTTAGATTTGGCCATGCCTAAATATTTTGCAAACTCTCTAATAGGTTTATTTTGTTGggatctttttgtttgttttattttagtctaATGATAGCTTTATCCGGCATAAAAACCTCTGTCAAATTAAACATGTGGAGCTCCCTGCTGTGGCAACCCCTTGTGAGGAAGGAGCAGTTGGCTTCCTTCACTTGCACTGGCATCTCTTTTATGGCTCATATTGAGAGTTgcagtgaaaagctgaaaaatacaCATTGAACACTCCAGATTGtttatctgcttaatttgtCATGGAACATCAAGGTTACGGGCCTTACCCAGTCATGAAACTGCCTGTCAGTTAACATTACCAAATTTTGAACCTCTCAGAGGCCCGTGCATAAAAACAGCTGTAATTCCTGAACAGTTAATGCAGCACTTTTGTAAAACTTAAAATATTCATCGTCCAACTTAAAATATCCAGTGGTAGAATATGAAGACAAACTAACTTATGGATCCAACTATATTTACCTTGAGGTTTAGAGTTTATAGCCACTAATCAAGCTGTAAGTCGCTATTTTTGATATAAAAACATAGATTTGTAATTTTTACTTCAACTGGTGTTACTTCAAAATATGTATTCAGCTCTGTCCTTTCTACATTTATAGCCTTCCTCTGATGTAGAACAATCTAAGTTAGCTGAGATTTTCTGAGGCCACTCACATCAGACGGGCTTGTTAGTTAAGGGGACTTTAATATGACAGATTTCCCAGCTCAGGGAGGAAGCCACTTTAGCACCTAGTGCCTGTTGTGACTGATCTGTCACCTCCGAACCCCACCTCACAGCCAGTCACTAACAGACAACTCGGTGACGAGCACCCTGCACCCCAACCTCCTCTAAACACAGTACTCCTGTCACTCAAATCAGCTTCGTATTCTTGAGTATCACTTTTCTTCCCCTTCTATTGTATGCTGTGAGTAAATTATGCTTTTTTCCCATCATGGGATTTAAACTGACCTGGTGTTCTCCAGATGACTTCAAAGCAAGCAACGCCATTCCTCACTCTTGGTTTAAATATTCTTTAGCATGAAAAAAAAGGTTGAAAGTTAAGAATGTAAAGTTGTTATAATAACAATATCATAAAAGTGATAACTTATCTGACATTAAAAACTGTAACACTACCGGATGGGCTCAACTTGGCAGGACATGTCTGTTCCATATTTTCGGTTCATCAGCTCAGCGTAGGTCATCAACACTAGCACCTTTTCGCTGGTGTAGTGCTTTGGCCACTCCATCTTATCATAGGCAAATTTCTAGAGACACAAAACAAATGTTTGCACGCAGCCCACCGAACAGATGACCTCACGCTTAATAATTTACAAACCCATTAACCTGGATCAGCAGCATATTCGGCTTCCTCCtcttaaaatgtgacacaggcTTATCTTTGGAAACCAGAAACTCACGAATGATCTGCAAGACATGGTTTAAGCATTAAAAATGACTCAAATTATTTGTCaagttattaataaaaaataaaaaaagaaagatcaaAATGTACCTCAGTGAAAGGGAAATGCTGACTCGCCAGTGTTTTCCTGCAAAAAAGAGCTTGTCTGTTTAGTTTAATAGTTATTGAATAGCAGAAAATCAGCTTTGACATTCTGAATTGCCGTTCACCTCCTGATGTTTGCCTCAAAAGACAAGGCCTGGCGAGTCTGTTCGTAGCGGTGCCAGTCACACGGACACTGGTAATCGAAATCCTGAGGCTGACAGAAGCGATTACTGCCGCAGAGCACACATCCGCGGGACTCGTGAGTCTTAGCTGATCCTGATAACAAAAGAATAACAGTCAGTAAGGGGTCTCAGATGCTGAAATCTCTCACATACTTGCATGTTTTGACGTGACAGTTTAAAAGGCTTTAAAGGCCACAGGATCAGGAGTTTTAGGTCAAAGTTCAAAGCAGGGCACCACTCACCAGGATGTCGACACAAGTTGCAGTGAGGAACCTTCTTTACACCTCCTTCACACACTTCTGTGGTCTCTTCATTCCACTGGATGAACCTGTAGTCATCAGAAAGAACACGAACACAACCTTTAACTCAGGCTACACAGAGAGAAACTGCTTAGCTACATTCacgtgtgtttatgttttctacCTCTGTAGGAGTGTTTGTCCTTTCAGTGTCTGAATGAGCCTCAGGGCCTGCTCTTTGCCAACACCTGGTATTCCCTTATGGAAACAGGAAAGTATTCAGTAAACAAAAAGCATTCATACTACCGATTTTCCTTTAGCAGATTTCAGATTAAGGTGTCTTCCCTACCTTGGGAATATAATCACAGCcaaggagaatggccagaccgACAAGATTCTCTCTGGACAGATTTAAGTCTGTTTGCACTCGAGAAGTCTGGTAACAGTCCACCTGAGGGTCCTGCAGTATAAAATACATGCAGGTCAGTGAATGATAGCTTCAAGGCTGCAGGATTTCCAAACCATCTGTAGTGTATTTACACAAGTAACCGCATCTTATTACTCCAAAGAGGTTTTTCTTAAGATTAACTTCCACAGACATACTTTACTGTTCATGTTGAAGTTCCTGTACACAGTACGGGCTCCATACAAGAAAGCGTCTCCATCGTTAGTGATGCAGCCGTCCACCAGGCCCTGTGAGTCCAGGTAGGCACACATGGCCTCAGCCTCTCCAGCAGCTGTCACCCACGGTACACCCAGGTAGTCCAACATCTCTGCACACTACAGAGGGAGTACAAAGAGATGTAAGGCCACTGGAGGTAACAATTACAAACGAGTTATTTATCCCAGGAGTTCAAATATGTGATTTTATTTACAACTTAACAGTGAAAAggtgaataaaaaaatattgctgcctgacaaaaaaaaaacaaaaaaaaccccacaatttGTCATACATTTTCAAATAGACTTTAACTTTTTCAAGTAAATTTGCCAGTTATTTCCTATAGGTgtaatataaaaatgtttttgtacatgtttattgatgttttttctttacttctCAAAAATCTAACTTTTTTCTCTAAACTTCTAAATCTGACCTTAATTCTTgtcagtttgccatttttgtcCTTATAACTTCATGTTGTTCCTCTAAATTTAACaatttctttgacatttttttaatctaaatctTTAAATCTATTATTAactattttcttctttgtttgctGGTATGTTTCTTGTGACTTTATATGGTTTTCTCTAAATTTGACCATTTTTTCTAGTAAAATGGTGGTCTCTCATCGTTGTTTTTAATgtaatcatttttatatttttctctaAACTTGACAGATCTTTCTTGTACATTTAACATTCTTTTTCATCTAAATTGTACCGGCTTTTTTCATATATCTATATACATGTATGTGCCGTCGTAATAGAGTAACAAGTTGAAAAGTGGGCAGAGATAACCACAGACGTTTCGTTATAAGCAGCGGATTACAGACCTACCTCTCTCAGCACGGCTTTaaagcgccccctgctggtgcCTGTTGTAAACTTCGGAGCAGTGCTCTTCTTGAAGCCTCCATATCTTGTTTCTGTTCTCTTGTTCATGGTTTCTGCTTTAATTTTTGGAGCCTCTCCTTCCATAACAAACACGAGCTTCACCCCCATCAGTGTGAGGGACGATACCCTGAAAAATAAATTCCTGGACACAGCGTGGAGTAAGAAAAGCTTTTAAATTTATAGTTACTTGGAGCCAACATCCCGAGGAGTTGATTATGAGGACATTACCTTAGATGGGGCTTCGTGACTCTCCCAATCATTGCTTGGACGTGCTGGGCTTCGCACACCCACAAACTCAGGTCGACTGCCAGCGTCTTTCCGCTCAAACTGTACAGCGGCACCGACTTACGAACCGGCTCCACGATAGACCACAAATCCTGAACACCCATATTTACAAACAAGTGGATTTTAACCAATTAAAAACGGAGAAAATATACCTTAAACCCCCCCAAtgctacaacaacaaaaactataCAGCAAGTCGGAGTTTTCAAACTGTGGCGCCATTGGGCCGCGTCCCATTTTGTTAATGGTCTACGTACTAACACTGCCTTGTTTATGCATTAATTGGTTCTTCTCTCAAAACAAAGGGAATGAGAGGTTTACACTGCATCTACAAGATGATAGTCTTTATATGTATTAACAGATTAATTTAGccttaaataaacaataaattatGAAGGACAAAGTGGCAATGAAGGAAACAGTCCTCAGAGTCGGCCGAAGCCCGGCGGGTTAAACAAGACGTCATATTAAAGCGCCTTCAAATCCTCGTTACTATGGATACGAGGCACCGTTTACAGagtattgtttgtttactgtcGTTCTCTTTTCAACCATGGACTCAAAAATACTCATTGAAATTGTGGGTGTGTTTAAAGACTGCAGTTTCCACGTTGCTAAAAGCATAGCCGAGGTAAACTAACGCTTTCTCTGGTTTCATTTCACCTAACCTGTTGACCTTTCACCTGTGTCTGTCCACTCTGCTCCACAGGAACTAAAACAGCAGTTTCCTACGGCGTTTCTGGATCCAGAAATTAGGTCGCTTTTTGAATTTGAGTGGCACGGGTATCTTTACGACAAGAAGAGGGTATGTAACAAAATGTCTTTTGCTTTGTAAAAACTGGCAAAAACTCAAACTTATGCCTGCCCCTTGACAAATACTttccctaataataataatactaacaacaacaacaataatataataataataacaatgataataaaatactaaaccaaacactgaaattaattaaaaagaaagtaaCACTAGACGTTCTAGACGCATAATTTTTGAGGTGATATTTATCTAATGTCTTGAGCCACCAAACATTTCTTGGCTGCCCCTCcttaagcctggttctgccagaggtttcttcctgttacaagggcgtttttctttcccactgtcaccaagttctATGTATGTGATCTGAAATGCAAGCAGATGAGCAGCTGTGGCAAAATCCTAAAAGGAGCAGCTGGAAGAAGAATGAGCTCTTGAGCAACAGTTTTTCAGCCTTTCtggaggtctttcaaagtttttcttttgacaCAGTCAGCTTTTTCCTCTTACTTCACCATTTTCACTTCACTTAACACttcaaacattaaaaagacCCCTTAACAGAGGTTAGTTAAAGTCAAAAAGTCACCTTTATTGTCAAAAACCTTATGTACAGATCACACACAGGAATTTGAAACTGCAGTGCTCCCACTGCCCTCAGTGTTACACTAAAACAACAGAAagataaaaaagataaaaatcttATATACAATACAATCTTATATAAACAACAGTGACCAACACAATCCGAGTGTTTGTGGGCAACAAACACTCGGATTGTGTGGGAGGTGGGGGAGTGCAAGTGGGGTGGGGGAATCAGTGAAGGGCGATGGTGGAGGTTCAGAGTTTTTTTAGGGGTTCAGAAGGAAGAGGTGAATGAAGGTctggggtttgtgtgtgtgagagtcgAGAGGGACAGAGTAGGGAGAGAATTCAGCAtcctgacagcctgatggacgaagctgtctctcagtctgctggtgcTTGCCCAGAGGTTCTTCAGTCTCCTTCCCGATCGACGGATGTTGGACGGATGAGGGGAGTCACCTGTAATGCATAGGGCTTTTCGGGTGAGGCACGTGCaatagatgtcttggagggagggaaaagAAACAACTACGACCCTCTCTGCTGCTCTCACTACTCGTTGTAGCTTTTTCCGGCAGGACCCAGTGCAGGAGCcataccacacagtgatgcagaaaTGAACTAGTATTGTGTCTGTACATAAAAAATCTTAGCAGTGAGCCATGTTTAAATTACCTTTAAGCCCTTTTTTACACAGCCTGTTTCAAAGATACATTTCTTGGACATTTTTCAGAGATTCAACTATTTTTTCCATCTGTGCAGCAAAATTGTTGATTAGTTTCTCTTAATTTCATCTTACTCAAAGATAACTCACAAGTTTGAGGTAATAACCTGAAATTATTATATACACAGACTCAGCAGGCAGGATTTAACATAAGGTACTTAATGGTGGTTTGAAACAAAAGCCAAACAGAATTTGACAGAGAACACACGATGAAGGACAACAGACATCACAACAAGGACAAAGGGAAGACTGAAGCAAtacatacacaaaaacacagacacagagggcaatcaggggaagtggaaacagctGAGAAATTAGACACAGGAAGCGATCACCATCAGATTGCATTCCAAAAGCCCTTCCTATCTCTTTTTCCTAACgtcatagaatagaatagaatgcctttattgtcactatacagttgtacaatgagatacagagcatctcctactcagtgtaaacatgctggggggAGGGGTACAGTTCTCCAGCGCTATGTACATATGGGCAGTATTAACATagggaaaaagatatatatatataaaatgtacaatatacaagccgtatttttaaaaaaaggaaaaaaaaagtaatacgtaataaatagtgttatgtatatacagttgagttattgcacatggAATTGGTATTGCACCatggtggtccatagaggaagtgggaagtggggggctgtgttatcggtgcatgtgtgagttcagggtggttatcgctttggggaagaaactgtttttgagtctgtggggttttgtgctgatgcacctgtagcgcttccctgagggaagcaggctgaacatgttgaaaccagggtgggagctgtccttgataatgtttgctgctctgctgaggcagcgggaggaataaatgtccatcagggaggggagagggcagccgatgatcttttgtgctgtcttgaccacactctgaagcctcactctatccgccttggtgcagctgccataccataccgtgatgcagtaggttagcaggctctcaatggacgagcggtagaaggtcagcagcaggttggagttcagcttgtacttcctgaggactctcaggaagtgcagccgctgttgggccttcttgacgaccgctgagatgttttctgtccaggaaatgtcagcagagatgaggacaccaaggaaccggaaggtgtggaccctctccacacactccccgttgatgtggAGGGGGGCCAAGTcggtgctgtgtctcctgaagtcaacaatgagctctttggttttcttagtgttcagtgtcaggttgttttctgaacaccatgctgccagcttcaggacttcctctctgtactctgcctcgtctcccttcgagatgagtccgactaccgtggtgtcatcagcaaacttgatgatgagagtgttgttgtgggtcgaactacagtcgtgggtgtagagagaatacaggagggggctcagcacacagccctgtggggagccggtgctcagtgtgcgagtggaggagagatgagggccgagtcttacagtctggggccggtttgtgaggaaatcctttatccaggcacatgtgagaggagggaggccaagagtgaccagtttggtgatgaggatgtccgggatgattgtattaaaggctgagctgtagtccacaaagagcattcggacgtagctctgccgctgctctaggtgactcagcacagcgtggagggctgtggcgatggcgtcttctgtggatctgtttgcacggtatgcaaactggtgggggtcgaattctggggggaggtaatccttgatgtgctgaaggactagtctctcaaagcatttcatgattaccggtgtgagggccacagggcggtaatcattcaggctggagatgggagacttcttcggcactgggatgattgtggctgattttagacaggatgggatggctgcctgatccagtgagaggttgaagagtctggtgaagatgagggtgagctggtgggcacatgctcttagtaccttgccaggtactccgtctggaccggccgccttcctggggttcactgctaggagcacacgtctgacatcgtgctccgttacagtgagtggagcggtgcaggaaccaggtgagtgtgaggatgaggatgggagcagggctGAGGCAGATGAGtgttgctgttgtggtgtttcaaagcgggcgaagaagctgtttatttcctctgccagctgcacactcGGGTTTTCTGTTTTCGCAGTGCTACCATCAAGGTCAAGAAAAGGTGGGTAGGAGAACTGATAAGAGAAGAGCAGTGCTTTGAGAcagcacagcaagaaggtcctgagttcaattccaacatcaggccggggtctttctgtgtggagtttgcatgttctccccgtgtttgcgtgggttctctccgggtactccggcttcctcccaccgtccaaagacatgcaacttgtggggataggttaattggataaaccaaattgccactaggtgtgaatgtgcgagcgaatgtgagtgtgaatggttgtctgtccttgtgtgttggccctgcgacagactggcgacctgtccagggtgtaccctgcctttcgccccatgacagctgggataggctccagcgccccccgcgaccctgaaaaggagaagcggaagcgaatggatggatggagtgcTTTGAGAAAAAGGAACAAAAGGAACATTAAAGCAAGATGCAGAGCTGTCTTCTGATGTTACAAAGCTGCTGGAGCTACTCAAGTGGCACAAAGTCCATTTTGTGACTGAAAGTTGTAAACAGGAATATTTTTGCGGCTGGCCTTTATTGTATATGTATTTGTAGAAGTTTCACTTGCTGGAGGAGAATATTTAAACA
This genomic window contains:
- the gen1 gene encoding flap endonuclease GEN homolog 1; translated protein: MGVQDLWSIVEPVRKSVPLYSLSGKTLAVDLSLWVCEAQHVQAMIGRVTKPHLRNLFFRVSSLTLMGVKLVFVMEGEAPKIKAETMNKRTETRYGGFKKSTAPKFTTGTSRGRFKAVLRECAEMLDYLGVPWVTAAGEAEAMCAYLDSQGLVDGCITNDGDAFLYGARTVYRNFNMNSKDPQVDCYQTSRVQTDLNLSRENLVGLAILLGCDYIPKGIPGVGKEQALRLIQTLKGQTLLQRFIQWNEETTEVCEGGVKKVPHCNLCRHPGSAKTHESRGCVLCGSNRFCQPQDFDYQCPCDWHRYEQTRQALSFEANIRRKTLASQHFPFTEIIREFLVSKDKPVSHFKRRKPNMLLIQKFAYDKMEWPKHYTSEKVLVLMTYAELMNRKYGTDMSCQVEPIRIFKPRVRNGVACFEVIWRTPEHFVFPEDRPAEEQREVRTVEEESLFRVAYPELVETYLRHKALAEENKTKKKKPKSKMEKPSDDLSDLLAQMTLQSSSSSNSTTQQPKMLTTLASTDEPEVVILDTPVSHKQNERGKDDHSSLSDCPNTPLCHADSEPVASPSVSAVIEALHLSDIDWDALSFTSSPSQQAATSHSTGPELNKTTDSETEGQKTEQKISPDVKPVDSRSAPELCYSECPLRERVLMKNTAKIVNQVCNDAVKLKPSGHISSEVSKESAVKKNEARAEKTQIEKPPAPAQSKTNDTFNDSKKPPHKYKFVRTAIQSLVVPPQRCHSNPGTSDKKDESMPQTTKKSVCMSVRSSSEDSDVENQKCGPQRRTKTKPKHKLKGSFVSDFPLKPVASHAATQPTAKPARSLHLARQKPQRKHFENNSTPVSTENNYQDVPAADVGGDVFLPTPASPITVSESDNSVICSESPLPLAERLRLKFQK